One Triticum dicoccoides isolate Atlit2015 ecotype Zavitan chromosome 5B, WEW_v2.0, whole genome shotgun sequence genomic window carries:
- the LOC119308433 gene encoding uncharacterized protein LOC119308433, giving the protein MELARMDPPGVELPKSCLLAIKPVVADSTNATTATHQTEHPDDSREISIQVSLFVHRPPLISYVVVWSTDARVTEEPFIHGTHGGLILLSMDISMEECPLREYYIYQPGCGHGGAGTPSLNLVPQLRCLVGQPCAVGLLSHGDGGDYYVALLTMQRKGEFELSLFCSKMETWTVKKPVLSPEDQAAFLLDDGGFEPNKVIAVGGSVMAFVDLFKGILIGDVLEGSPQFLYIPLPATTEISQPWTNYPLYTRDVSIDMSSGHIRIKFIELVCPLHLPAWAATTWSTTTTATSPWLRLEEWDTHTILEARQLSVGDGVNTAGLLPEALQSEGKPDFGLLFINLPMLSLHEDNIVCFLAKQHYLNKQAWVIAVDTVTKKLLGVHPFQMGRFTTLFYSTISSHLNISAAASGAKGDLEWLGTHREQQGGVGAYDADDKELEHVKPCLI; this is encoded by the exons ATGGAGCTAGCTAGGATGGATCCACCCGGCGTCGAGCTCCCCAAGAGCTGCCTCCTCGCTATCAAGCCTGTGGTCGCCGATTCAACCAACGCCACCACCGCCACCCACCAGACGGAGCACCCGGATGACTCTCGCGAGATCTCCATTCAGGTCAGCTTGTTCGTCCACCGCCCGCCTCTTATCTCCTATGTCGTTGTCTGGTCCACCGACGCCCGTGTCACCGAGGAGCCCTTCATCCACGGCACTCACGGCGGGCTCATCCTCCTTAGCATGGACATAAGCATGGAGGAATGTCCGCTCCGCGAATACTACATCTACCAGCCCGGCTGCGGCCACGGCGGCGCTGGCACTCCGTCGCTCAATCTGGTCCCGCAACTCAGGTGCTTGGTCGGCCAACCCTGTGCGGTCGGCCTCCTGTCACATGGCGACGGCGGAGACTACTATGTCGCGTTACTAACTATGCAGAGGAAAGGAGAGTTTGAGCTCTCCCTCTTCTGCTCCAAGATGGAAACTTGGACCGTCAAGAAGCCCGTCTTGTCACCGGAGGACCAAGCAGCCTTCTTACTGGATGACGGAGGCTTTGAGCCGAACAAGGTTATCGCCGTTGGTGGCAGTGTCATGGCATTCGTTGACTTGTTTAAAGGCATCCTAATCGGCGATGTCCTCGAAGGTAGCCCCCAGTTCCTCTACATTCCGCTGCCAGCAACAACAGAGATCAGTCAACCATGGACCAATTACCCCTTGTATACTCGCGACGTTAGCATCGACATGTCGTCCGGCCACATCCGCATCAAGTTCATTGAGCTGGTTTGTCCTTTGCACTTGCCGGCTTGGGCTGCTACCACATGGAGTACTACCACTACAGCTACAAGTCCTTGGCTCCGACTCGAGGAGTGGGACACTCACACTATTCTCGAGGCTAGACAACTTTCGGTGGGTGACGGTGTCAACACTGCTGGGCTGCTGCCTGAGGCTTTGCAGTCTGAGGGCAAACCAGATTTTGGGCTTCTCTTCATTAACTTGCCAATGTTAAGCTTACACGAAGACAACATCGTCTGCTTCTTAGCCAAGCAGCATTACTTAAATAAGCAAGCGTGGGTGATTGCTGTCGACACGGTGACGAAGAAGCTGCTAGGAGTCCATCCTTTTCAGATGGGAAGATTCACAACACTGTTCTACAGCACCATCTCTAGCCATCTCAATATAAGTGCTGCAGCTTCAG GTGCAAAGGGG